The Achromobacter pestifer genome includes a region encoding these proteins:
- a CDS encoding sulfite exporter TauE/SafE family protein encodes MQTSTIFWLFAAAFGASALGGVLGMASGIFIVPILTLLFGVDIHVAIGASIISVIACSCGSAAPFLKGRLTNVRLAIVLETATTLGALTGVFLIGIVSTGFLYGLFAVILALSAQQMLARRREAVAIAPGAASWATALRLHASFPDRALGREVHYQVDRVPLGLSLMYGAGLISALLGIGSGVLKIPAMDAALKLPIKVSSATSNFMIGVTAAASAGAYFVRGDIDIGIAGPVALGSVAGALLGARLLMGLPADKLRLFFVVVLSLLAVQMLLSALGMHMPGGPA; translated from the coding sequence ATGCAGACCTCGACGATCTTCTGGCTGTTCGCCGCCGCCTTCGGCGCCAGCGCGCTGGGCGGGGTGCTCGGCATGGCCAGCGGCATCTTCATCGTGCCCATCCTGACGCTGCTGTTCGGCGTGGACATCCATGTGGCCATCGGGGCCAGCATCATCTCGGTCATCGCCTGTTCCTGCGGCAGCGCGGCGCCGTTCCTGAAAGGGCGGCTGACCAACGTCAGGCTCGCCATCGTCCTGGAAACGGCCACCACGCTGGGCGCCCTGACCGGCGTGTTCCTCATCGGCATCGTCTCGACCGGATTTCTCTATGGCCTGTTCGCGGTCATCCTGGCGCTGTCCGCGCAGCAAATGTTGGCGCGCCGCCGCGAGGCCGTCGCCATTGCGCCCGGCGCCGCAAGCTGGGCCACGGCGCTGCGCCTGCATGCCAGTTTTCCCGACCGCGCGCTGGGCCGCGAGGTGCATTATCAGGTGGACCGCGTGCCGCTGGGCTTGTCGCTGATGTACGGCGCCGGCCTGATATCCGCCTTGCTCGGCATAGGCTCGGGCGTGCTCAAGATTCCCGCCATGGACGCCGCGCTGAAGCTGCCCATCAAGGTTTCGTCCGCGACTTCCAACTTCATGATCGGTGTGACCGCCGCAGCCAGCGCGGGCGCCTACTTCGTGCGCGGCGACATCGACATCGGCATCGCCGGGCCGGTCGCGCTGGGCTCGGTCGCGGGCGCGTTGCTCGGGGCGCGCCTGCTGATGGGCCTGCCCGCGGACAAGTTACGCCTCTTCTTCGTCGTCGTGCTGTCCCTGCTGGCCGTACAGATGCTGCTGAGCGCGCTGGGCATGCACATGCCGGGAGGTCCGGCATGA
- a CDS encoding GntR family transcriptional regulator: MQNDSEYAPLYARVETALAAEISAGSLSPGDRLPTEDQLIERFAVSRTTVRKAVENLVARGLVEIRRGKGTFVTEPKLTQPLTALSGFVEDMTALGRQATARLLDKRPVPATEDVARQLGVARGALVYRIERVRLADGVAMSFDETYLPLDVGEKVASNDLEAEPIFDLLELRYDLPLIEAEYQLEAVTADERVAQALGVAAGSPIFLIERTSYTEGQQPVDYEKLYYRGDLIRFSTRLSRQPRRPT; the protein is encoded by the coding sequence ATGCAAAACGACTCCGAATATGCCCCCCTCTACGCCCGGGTGGAAACGGCCTTGGCCGCGGAAATCTCGGCTGGCAGCCTGTCGCCCGGCGATCGCTTGCCGACGGAAGACCAGTTGATCGAGCGCTTCGCCGTCAGCCGCACCACGGTGCGCAAGGCGGTGGAAAACCTGGTCGCCCGCGGCCTGGTGGAAATCCGGCGCGGCAAGGGCACGTTCGTCACGGAACCCAAGCTGACCCAACCGCTGACGGCGTTGAGCGGGTTCGTCGAGGACATGACCGCGCTTGGCCGTCAGGCCACGGCGCGCCTGCTGGATAAGCGGCCGGTGCCGGCAACGGAAGACGTCGCGCGCCAACTGGGCGTGGCGCGCGGCGCGTTGGTCTATCGCATCGAGCGCGTGCGGCTGGCGGACGGCGTGGCCATGTCGTTCGATGAAACCTATCTGCCGCTGGACGTCGGCGAAAAGGTCGCCAGCAACGACCTGGAGGCCGAGCCCATCTTCGACCTGCTGGAGCTGCGCTACGACCTGCCGCTGATCGAGGCCGAGTACCAGCTGGAAGCCGTGACGGCGGACGAGCGTGTCGCGCAGGCGCTGGGTGTTGCGGCGGGAAGCCCGATCTTTCTCATCGAACGCACTTCCTACACCGAGGGGCAGCAGCCCGTCGACTACGAAAAGCTGTATTACCGTGGCGACCTGATCCGGTTCAGCACCCGTTTGTCGCGCCAGCCGCGCAGGCCGACCTGA
- a CDS encoding class II aldolase/adducin family protein, producing MDTVGKGARVRGQVSATEWEVRKDLAALYRLVALFGWDDLIFTHITAKVPGTEHFLINPYGMMFDEITASSLVKIDLDGRKVMESEYDINPAGFTIHSCIHAARKDAMCVLHTHSINGVAVSAQKAGLLPLSQFAFIVLRSLSYHDYEGLALNPEEQPRLVRDLGSNTYLILRNHGLLTVGQSMAEAFQAMHRLEAACMVQVRAQAGGELTYIPPDILKNATVESQADRAHKAMLAWPGLLRRLDRRNPGYAE from the coding sequence ATGGATACGGTAGGCAAGGGCGCCCGCGTGCGCGGACAGGTCAGTGCAACGGAGTGGGAGGTCCGCAAGGACCTGGCGGCGCTATACCGGCTGGTGGCGCTGTTCGGTTGGGACGACCTGATCTTCACCCACATCACGGCCAAGGTGCCGGGGACCGAACATTTCCTGATCAACCCCTACGGCATGATGTTCGACGAGATCACGGCTTCGAGCCTGGTCAAGATCGACCTGGATGGACGCAAGGTCATGGAGTCGGAGTACGACATCAATCCGGCCGGCTTCACCATCCACAGCTGTATCCATGCCGCGCGCAAGGACGCCATGTGCGTGCTGCACACGCACTCCATCAATGGGGTGGCGGTGTCGGCGCAGAAGGCCGGGCTGCTGCCGCTGTCGCAGTTCGCGTTCATCGTGCTGCGTTCGCTCAGCTACCACGACTACGAGGGTCTGGCGCTCAATCCCGAGGAACAGCCGCGCCTGGTGCGCGACCTGGGCAGCAATACCTATCTCATCCTGCGCAACCACGGCCTGTTGACCGTGGGGCAGAGCATGGCCGAGGCCTTCCAGGCGATGCACCGGCTGGAAGCCGCCTGCATGGTGCAGGTGCGGGCCCAGGCCGGCGGCGAGCTGACCTACATTCCGCCCGACATCCTGAAGAACGCCACGGTGGAATCGCAGGCCGACCGCGCGCACAAGGCCATGCTGGCCTGGCCGGGCCTGCTGCGCCGCCTGGACCGCCGCAACCCGGGCTACGCGGAGTAG
- a CDS encoding Bug family tripartite tricarboxylate transporter substrate binding protein: MIRPFGARRRLLAAGSLTVLTALAGAQPSAALAQGAYPDKPITIVVPFSPGSATDTSARIIAEKLGPRLNVPVVIENKPGASGTIGASFVARAQPDGYTLILTSSSTHSATPALFRKLPFDPTGDFIHVVRIATIPMMLVVREDAPYKSLQELVKATQAKPLNYAYGSPTSQIAGATFNTVAGAAANGVPYKSQPPAVTDLLGGHVDYLFADLSVVTSFMQAGKLRGLAYTGHERAKEFPGVPTLAELGYQKFDLVVWVGVAVPAKTPDAIVQKLNQEVAAILREPDVLQRFESLGMQVSPNTVAEHQAFAQSQRQVWTQRAVDAKIEPQ; the protein is encoded by the coding sequence ATGATCCGACCGTTCGGCGCCCGCCGCCGCCTGCTGGCCGCTGGCAGCCTCACCGTCCTGACCGCGCTGGCCGGCGCGCAGCCATCCGCGGCGCTGGCGCAGGGCGCGTATCCCGACAAGCCCATCACCATCGTCGTGCCGTTCTCGCCGGGCAGCGCCACTGACACCAGCGCGCGCATCATCGCCGAGAAGCTCGGCCCGCGCTTGAACGTGCCCGTCGTCATCGAGAACAAGCCCGGTGCATCCGGCACCATCGGCGCCTCGTTCGTCGCGCGCGCCCAGCCCGACGGCTACACGCTGATCCTCACCAGCAGCTCGACGCACTCGGCCACGCCGGCGCTGTTCCGCAAGCTGCCGTTCGATCCCACCGGCGACTTCATCCACGTCGTGCGCATCGCGACCATCCCGATGATGCTGGTGGTGCGCGAGGACGCGCCGTACAAGTCCCTGCAGGAACTGGTCAAGGCCACGCAGGCCAAGCCGCTGAACTACGCTTACGGCTCGCCCACCAGCCAGATCGCCGGCGCCACCTTCAACACCGTGGCGGGCGCCGCCGCCAACGGCGTGCCGTACAAGAGCCAGCCTCCGGCCGTGACCGACCTGTTGGGCGGCCATGTCGACTACCTGTTCGCCGACCTGTCCGTCGTCACATCCTTCATGCAGGCCGGCAAGCTGCGCGGCCTGGCCTACACCGGCCATGAGCGCGCCAAGGAGTTTCCCGGCGTGCCGACCCTGGCCGAGCTGGGCTACCAGAAGTTCGACCTGGTCGTGTGGGTCGGCGTGGCCGTGCCGGCCAAGACACCCGACGCCATCGTGCAGAAGCTGAACCAGGAAGTCGCCGCCATCCTGCGCGAGCCGGACGTGCTGCAGCGCTTCGAATCCCTGGGCATGCAGGTCTCGCCCAACACCGTGGCCGAGCATCAGGCCTTCGCGCAGTCGCAGCGCCAGGTCTGGACCCAGCGCGCGGTCGACGCGAAGATCGAACCGCAGTAA
- a CDS encoding DUF1634 domain-containing protein, translating into MTQAADKQAWRDRVIAGLLWYGTWLASALIAAGMALDFLPQALAGLRDLELVKAGVALFILLPVARVALMLAIFLRERDYAYTAISALVLLIIAAGVVSGLR; encoded by the coding sequence ATGACGCAGGCAGCGGACAAACAGGCATGGCGCGATCGCGTCATCGCAGGCTTGCTATGGTACGGGACATGGCTCGCCTCGGCCCTCATCGCCGCGGGCATGGCCCTCGATTTCCTTCCGCAAGCGCTTGCCGGCCTGCGGGACCTGGAGCTCGTCAAGGCCGGGGTGGCCCTGTTCATCCTGCTGCCGGTGGCGCGAGTGGCGCTGATGCTGGCTATCTTCCTGCGCGAACGCGACTACGCCTATACGGCGATCTCCGCGCTGGTGCTGCTCATCATCGCGGCTGGCGTGGTGTCGGGGCTGCGGTGA
- a CDS encoding DUF1993 domain-containing protein, which produces MSNFMHSASVPVLTQMLSALSDVLKKAEAHATEKNIDPDAYLGARLFPDMFPLARQVQIASDFAKGIASRLAGAEVPSWPDSETSFAGLQALIAKTLEHLGSFGPEQFAQSEALEIVLRPGTPKEKKLSGSAYLLHYGLPQFFFHVTTAYDILRHNGVEIGKRDYMGKY; this is translated from the coding sequence ATGAGCAATTTCATGCACAGCGCCTCCGTTCCCGTCCTGACGCAAATGCTGTCGGCCCTGTCCGACGTGCTGAAGAAAGCGGAAGCCCACGCCACGGAAAAGAACATCGATCCGGACGCCTATCTGGGCGCCCGCCTGTTCCCCGACATGTTCCCGCTGGCGCGCCAGGTGCAGATCGCGTCGGATTTTGCGAAGGGCATTGCCTCGCGCCTGGCCGGCGCGGAAGTGCCGTCGTGGCCGGATAGCGAAACCAGCTTCGCGGGCCTGCAGGCCCTGATCGCCAAGACGCTGGAGCACCTGGGTTCGTTCGGCCCCGAACAATTCGCACAGAGCGAAGCCCTCGAAATCGTGCTGCGCCCGGGCACGCCCAAGGAAAAGAAGCTGAGCGGCAGCGCCTACCTGCTGCACTACGGTCTGCCGCAGTTCTTCTTCCACGTCACCACGGCCTACGACATCCTGCGCCACAACGGCGTGGAAATCGGCAAGCGCGATTACATGGGCAAGTACTGA